The window aatgttgcatcttattcgggcaacatactttatctctcatgataacaaagaactttgtttttacaaacttatttactccttttaacaatatacttttattattggaaacttttatcaaaactttgattttaattcatgaaccaatattattttgttaaacttgtgaatactcaccaactatttttataattgacgctcgttttacatgctttttcaggaatcatcgagtaagtggcacttagggacacttcactgttAGGAgtattcgcatgtgttgtattccaatttttcattgtaatttcttttaaaagttgttcaaacccattgtaaatttgtaatgatttttaatactatggttagtgttatcttttaacttttgctatgaaaccctttatactgccacgcctcgtgtttccgctttagcggggtgagacaatatttatgtgcacatgattgtttgattggtatggggggttgggttgaggcgggtcctgcttcgtattgtaggccaacatacacagggaggaccggatagactgcaggcccaagagggcacatagtcaggccgaaggcccaacgagtggtctggataggctgaaggcctgagACGGTGGTCTagacgtgccaaggctcggagagtgggccagatagaccgAAGGCCCAACGCGGTCAGtctagtcatactgtagactcatagAGTGggccaggtggactgaaggcccgatacgggcggaccagtcacactgtagactcgagatgcatggttgttcagtgtttgttatatgatatgattatggattgtatgaggttggtattttgggggtaactcactaagccttcgagcttatgtttatcgattattgtttcaggtacaacgGATGGCCGCGGGAAgacgaaggcgtgaccatacacttCCTTATAATTTGTTTTGGATTTTCTGGGATACTATGATGTGAAACTATTTTGGAAACctatttgtaataattattggcatttgaaatgtttttaaaagtttaaatttggcttgaattttatgggtgttacagcatgttcactgagagggcgatgttttgcccggagtttgcttctaagcaggctcagatgacacattatctgagcatgctcaagactgatatccgtcagtttgttgctacccaacgatgtgatacacaattggagttacaggaggccgctaggcgtcGTGAGCTGGAGATCGAGTTACAGCTACGGGAGCAGAGGTAGGCCCCGACACAGTCACAGCCGGTGCCAAAGTGGTCcaagaccgctgattctaggtcTGGAGGTCAGtcgggccgcacttgtgggaagttaCACCTTATTTATAAAGAGTCTGCACCCTTGTTTCTTGTTGGGTGATGTGGGACTTCCACTTTGGCACTTCCGTCACAAATCTTTAgcttcttttatttttataaattatacaaACTATATATTTTATTAACTATACATTAAAAGGTAATGTCGATAGATATTTCCATCGACAATTTGTATCTCTTTACTTTCGAAAATGCTATTTTCAATCCATGTCACTTTGACCCATTTCCATTTTACCATCGACAATTTGCACATGTCTATTTtacaaaatgatatttttcatcTCTTTActttgtaaaaatattttttaaaatgtcaCTTTGAACTCCTCAACTTTGAAATTTGAAAAATGTCACTTTGACCCTCTCCATTTTAtcaacttttgtgtttatcctCTTTAGTATACATAATATGATTTTCCTTAATAGCTTTCATTcattaactttaaaaaaaagactaattatttatgttcttatttttatgtatatgtcGGTATAAATTCAAGATGGTCAATGTTTCGACATAAATTTAGAACTTTCGTTCGttagtttagtttattattattattattattattattataaaacttaattgttttttttatgtatGTGTCGATATAAATTCTAAATTCGAGTTTGTCTATGGCTTGACGTAATTGTTTTTTACGTTTTTCGTGTTTATTTTTAGTTACCTCTggaaaagaaactattttttcaTCTATTTTCAACATGTAGTAACTTACTTTTTCCTACTTCTTAAATCCATTATCGTCGCCACACTGTGTGGCGGGTAAAATCATAGTTTTATATTAGTTATTTCATAAGAAAAATAATAGAtactatatataattattaaatatattaaattcaGCACGGTTTGGTTATTTtcgatttttgaaaaatataaaaccGCAACGCACCAAAAATTTACGGTTGTTGGAGATTTAAAAACCACACGGTCTCCGTTTCAATTAATTTGGTTTTCTGCTAGATCTGCAAGGCATAAACACAATTTCAAACTTTCACTGCTTCGCACTGTGATTTGTGGTTTTGTCTCTACACTACAGAACTAACACCCCTACCAATAACAATATTGTTTATATCAAATTACTATTTGCTAGTTCATCTCAAAATAGGTACACGTTCTTTTTGGTAAATATTCCCCCATTACGTAAATAAATTTTTAAATTAGGAACTTGTAATACTCAAGAACGCTCCTAGTTTCAAACCCAAATTCATGAAAAGAATTTGTGGAGTCACGAGCACAAGTCAGTACCTCATTAACTACATGTTGGAAGCCGCTCTTGGAGGAGCCTATACACAAAATTTATGTCATTCTTCTTATTTTGCATTTAAACACCCTTTCTCACTACAAATAGGATCGCTCTACTCTACAAACTTGGAAGCAAATAGAGGGGTTAAACATGGGTGGCGTGCAAACTAAAGGGGGGCATCATGCGAATAATGGTTGTGAGGTAAGAATCTTGAGAGAGAAAACAAAGCTTCTGCAACAAAAGCTGGAAGAGGTGATATCACTGAGAGGGACCGAAAATGAAGTTTACGAACAAGAAATGATGGTTCATGCGCTGAAAGAGTCTGAATGGAAGCAAGAGAGAAAATGGCTGCAAAGGGAAGTGAAGAGGTTGAAGAAGGTGATGGAAGAGAAAGAAGAAAAACACAGAAGAAGAGAGACGGTGATGATGGAGAAAAAGAGTGAGAAAATGGCGTTGCAGGAATTGCAGACGGATATGGTGTTGGAGCAGATGAAGGAGGAGAGAGAGCGACGGGATGAAGCGGTTGAGAAGTGGAAACGATTGTATTTAGCAATCAAGATTGAGCTTGATAATCTCATCAACACAACCCATCAAGGTAATTAATACATTAAAGATACACTTTGGAATTGAATTTGAAACGTTTCAACGTAAAGGAGTCGTTCTTTCAAGAATCAAGACAAACATGCCTCACACTGCCCCACATCtgtatacaattttttttaatgctATTTCATTTCGAAATCGAAAAAAATAATGAAAGATCTTGTTATCTGTTATGAGAATTTTTCACCTACAACTTCTTCAAGGGTATTtctaaaattacaagttttaaaagCTTTTCCAATCATTGTTTTTGTCTTTTAGTTAAGTTCAAATAATGTGATAGTATAATTCAAAATTTTGGTGGGTTTCATAGATATATATTGACGAAAAAGCTCTACTACGGAGATGGgagatgtttttttatttatttattattcttgAGATGTCAgggaataaaaaatgaaaaaactccATTGACCATTTGTGCAGAATGATCGATCATGTGATGCTAACAAAACTTGCAGGAAAAACAACATCATGGAGAGAAGATGACGATTATCTGATCCACGAGCTACAAAAA of the Lactuca sativa cultivar Salinas chromosome 6, Lsat_Salinas_v11, whole genome shotgun sequence genome contains:
- the LOC111915799 gene encoding uncharacterized protein LOC111915799 isoform X2; translated protein: MGGVQTKGGHHANNGCEVRILREKTKLLQQKLEEVISLRGTENEVYEQEMMVHALKESEWKQERKWLQREVKRLKKVMEEKEEKHRRRETVMMEKKSEKMALQELQTDMVLEQMKEERERRDEAVEKWKRLYLAIKIELDNLINTTHQE
- the LOC111915799 gene encoding uncharacterized protein LOC111915799 isoform X1, with protein sequence MGGVQTKGGHHANNGCEVRILREKTKLLQQKLEEVISLRGTENEVYEQEMMVHALKESEWKQERKWLQREVKRLKKVMEEKEEKHRRRETVMMEKKSEKMALQELQTDMVLEQMKEERERRDEAVEKWKRLYLAIKIELDNLINTTHQGKTTSWREDDDYLIHELQKELRAKEETIELLQAHIASIEQEESRRERELDILRQSLRIMNHRKKPKHISKEIYNTKIKLKV